One region of Ardenticatenales bacterium genomic DNA includes:
- a CDS encoding CoA transferase subunit A, which translates to MNPPSKVVTMSEAVSQYVHDGDTVAIEGFTAFICFAAAHEIIRQRKQHLTLCRLTPDLVYDQMIAAGVADRLVFSYLGNPGVGSLHAIRRAVENGIPRPLAIEEYSHFGMVGRYLAGAGRLPFFPLRSYTGTDLPAANPRIKFVDSPYGDGPIAVVPPLNPDVVFVHAPRADAQGNTQIWGLVGAQKEAAFAGKHVIVVVEEIVSEDVIRHDPNRTLIPGLIVDAVVHEPYGAHPSYVQGYYDRDNQLYLEWDSISRDQAGTEAWLQEWVYDLPDRAAYLAKLGQSRLDSLAPGDLYAAPVNYGEYD; encoded by the coding sequence ATGAACCCACCAAGCAAAGTTGTCACCATGTCTGAAGCGGTGAGCCAGTACGTCCACGATGGCGATACCGTGGCAATTGAAGGCTTCACCGCTTTTATCTGCTTCGCCGCCGCACACGAAATCATCCGCCAGCGCAAGCAGCATCTCACGCTGTGCCGCCTGACGCCCGACCTCGTTTACGACCAGATGATCGCCGCCGGCGTGGCCGACCGCCTCGTCTTCAGCTACCTGGGCAATCCCGGCGTGGGCAGCCTGCACGCCATTCGCCGCGCCGTGGAAAATGGCATTCCCCGCCCGCTGGCTATCGAGGAATACTCCCACTTTGGTATGGTGGGGCGCTACCTGGCGGGCGCGGGGCGTTTGCCGTTTTTCCCGCTGCGCAGCTACACAGGCACGGATTTGCCGGCAGCGAACCCGCGCATCAAGTTCGTGGACAGCCCGTATGGGGATGGTCCCATTGCCGTTGTGCCACCGCTGAACCCGGACGTGGTTTTCGTCCATGCCCCCCGCGCCGATGCGCAGGGAAACACGCAGATTTGGGGGTTGGTGGGGGCGCAGAAGGAAGCGGCGTTTGCCGGCAAACACGTCATCGTCGTCGTGGAAGAAATCGTCAGCGAAGACGTTATCCGCCACGACCCCAACCGCACCCTCATCCCCGGCCTCATCGTGGACGCCGTCGTCCACGAACCCTACGGCGCGCACCCCAGCTACGTGCAGGGCTACTACGACCGCGACAACCAGCTTTACCTGGAATGGGACAGCATCTCCCGCGACCAGGCGGGCACGGAAGCGTGGCTGCAAGAATGGGTCTACGACCTCCCCGACCGCGCCGCTTACCTGGCCAAGCTGGGCCAATCCCGCCTGGACAGCCTCGCCCCTGGTGACCTATACGCCGCGCCCGTCAACTATGGCGAGTATGATTAA
- a CDS encoding restriction endonuclease subunit S yields MIQWVEFSLEDLAELHDYRRVPLSSMERAARPGPYPYYGASGIIDYIDDYLFDGHYVLVSEDGENLKSRNSPIAFKATGKFWVNNHAHILKARKEYLNALLVYYFQNLDLHPYITGAVQPKLNQTNLLSIPFFLPKREENQRAIAGILSSLDDKIDLLHRQNQTLENIAQALFRHWFIDNAEDSWEEYRIGDLVSHLRRSVKPSDHPGEIFTHFSIPAYDNGKMPIRELGSEIRSNKYQITPFSILVSKLNPRFPRIWDIYFEPESNSICSTEFQVFRPTPLGNFGFLYHLFKSKEVVAEMQISASGTSGSHQRVSPEDILSISFLAPDQEAITRFSRMIDPLTLKRVKNLTQAQTLGKLRDTLLPKLMSGEVRVRFPRSDHI; encoded by the coding sequence ATGATTCAGTGGGTTGAGTTCAGCTTGGAAGATTTGGCTGAACTGCACGATTATAGAAGAGTACCTCTCAGTAGTATGGAACGTGCTGCTAGACCTGGTCCCTATCCATATTACGGAGCATCGGGAATAATTGACTATATTGATGACTATCTGTTTGATGGTCACTATGTGTTGGTATCAGAGGATGGTGAGAATCTAAAATCGAGAAACTCTCCTATCGCTTTTAAGGCAACTGGCAAGTTTTGGGTCAATAATCATGCACATATTCTCAAAGCAAGAAAAGAGTATCTCAATGCTCTACTCGTTTATTATTTTCAGAATCTCGACCTGCACCCTTATATAACTGGAGCGGTTCAGCCAAAACTTAACCAGACCAATCTTCTATCAATACCCTTCTTTCTACCCAAGCGCGAGGAGAACCAAAGAGCCATTGCCGGCATTCTCTCCTCCCTCGACGACAAAATCGACCTCCTCCACCGCCAAAACCAAACCCTCGAAAACATCGCCCAAGCCCTCTTCCGCCACTGGTTCATTGATAATGCCGAAGACAGCTGGGAAGAATATAGAATAGGCGATCTTGTTAGCCATTTAAGGCGGAGTGTAAAACCAAGCGATCACCCTGGCGAGATATTCACACATTTCAGTATTCCCGCGTACGATAACGGGAAAATGCCTATTAGAGAGTTGGGAAGCGAAATTAGAAGCAACAAGTATCAAATCACACCATTTTCAATCCTGGTTTCAAAGCTCAATCCACGTTTCCCCAGAATTTGGGATATCTACTTCGAGCCAGAATCTAATTCGATTTGCTCAACTGAATTTCAGGTGTTTAGACCGACGCCTCTAGGAAATTTCGGGTTTCTTTATCACTTATTTAAGTCAAAAGAAGTAGTCGCTGAAATGCAAATATCCGCTTCTGGCACAAGTGGCAGCCATCAACGTGTCAGCCCAGAAGATATTCTTAGTATTTCTTTTTTAGCACCCGATCAAGAAGCAATTACTCGATTTTCAAGAATGATTGATCCCTTAACCCTTAAAAGAGTTAAGAATCTAACTCAGGCTCAGACACTCGGAAAACTGCGTGATACGTTGCTGCCCAAGCTGATGAGCGGCGAGGTGCGCGTCCGCTTTCCCCGATCAGATCATATTTAA
- a CDS encoding type II toxin-antitoxin system RelE/ParE family toxin — MARLSSLRDPTTRRRILKRLPRLEQGHYGDVKPVGEGVHELRFFFGAGYRVYFGEDGNTIVVLLCGGDESSQRRDIQQAQACWQEYKSHA, encoded by the coding sequence ATGGCTCGACTCAGTAGCCTGCGCGACCCCACCACGCGGCGGCGCATCCTGAAGCGGTTGCCGCGCCTGGAACAAGGCCATTACGGTGACGTGAAACCGGTGGGGGAAGGCGTACACGAACTGCGCTTCTTCTTTGGCGCTGGCTACCGCGTCTACTTTGGCGAAGATGGCAATACCATCGTCGTCCTCCTCTGCGGCGGCGATGAAAGCAGCCAGCGCCGCGACATCCAACAGGCGCAAGCCTGCTGGCAGGAGTACAAAAGCCATGCCTGA
- a CDS encoding putative addiction module antidote protein, producing MPDYRTLDDVTVDYFSQHPDEIEAFLSEAFADYAQDGDSATLLSTLRVIARVKGISNMAAEIGMTRQGLQKALSVKGNPRLDSINAIMRAMGYQLMPHRLESAA from the coding sequence ATGCCTGATTACCGTACTTTGGACGACGTTACCGTCGATTACTTCAGCCAACACCCGGACGAAATTGAGGCCTTTCTCAGCGAAGCGTTCGCCGATTACGCGCAGGACGGCGACTCCGCGACGCTGCTCTCTACCCTGCGCGTGATCGCCCGCGTCAAGGGCATCTCCAACATGGCCGCCGAAATCGGCATGACGCGCCAGGGGCTGCAAAAGGCGCTTTCCGTCAAAGGCAACCCCCGCCTGGACAGCATCAACGCCATTATGCGGGCGATGGGCTACCAGCTCATGCCCCACCGCCTGGAAAGCGCCGCCTGA
- a CDS encoding GNAT family N-acetyltransferase codes for MMPYHLRPFRPADQPAARALILAGLAERFGVLIPGLNPDVDDITRHYLEQGHGFIVAECAGVLVGTGALLVQADGVGQLVRISVAPAQRRRGLGQALVRRLCRHGRERGLRRLVLETNEAWPDAIRLYQRCGFTIYDHRDGEVHLCLTL; via the coding sequence ATGATGCCGTACCACCTGCGCCCGTTCCGCCCCGCCGACCAGCCCGCGGCCCGTGCCCTGATTCTGGCGGGGCTGGCTGAGCGTTTCGGCGTCCTCATCCCCGGCCTCAACCCGGACGTGGACGACATCACGCGCCATTATCTGGAGCAGGGGCACGGCTTCATTGTCGCCGAATGCGCTGGCGTTCTCGTGGGTACGGGGGCGCTGCTGGTGCAGGCGGATGGCGTGGGGCAATTGGTGCGTATCTCCGTGGCGCCCGCGCAGCGACGGCGCGGGTTGGGGCAGGCGTTGGTGCGGCGGCTGTGCCGGCATGGCCGCGAGCGGGGTTTGCGGCGGCTGGTGCTGGAGACCAACGAGGCGTGGCCGGATGCGATTCGCCTTTATCAGCGGTGCGGCTTTACGATTTACGACCACCGTGATGGGGAGGTTCACTTGTGTCTGACGCTATGA
- a CDS encoding Mut7-C ubiquitin/RNAse domain-containing protein, with amino-acid sequence MSVATFRFYGELNDFLMPAQRQTDITRTFQEPVSVKHLIEALGVPHTEVDGILANGHPTDFHHLAADGDRFAIYPTFTSLDAPSWPRLRPPLPRPPCFILDGHLGRLATYLRLLGFDTRYENDSDDADLAQLAGAEQRVLVTRDQGLLMRKIVTYGCCLWSRDPRQQLLTVLRRFQLTADVRPWRRCLRCNGLLHPVDKAAVLPRLQPKTRLYYEEFHQCQACGHIYWKGSHYGALQAFIADVLAQAARA; translated from the coding sequence ATGAGTGTGGCTACGTTTCGGTTTTATGGGGAGTTGAATGATTTTTTAATGCCGGCACAACGCCAAACAGACATCACGCGGACATTTCAAGAGCCGGTATCCGTGAAGCACTTGATTGAGGCGCTGGGCGTTCCGCATACGGAAGTGGATGGCATCCTGGCCAACGGCCACCCCACCGACTTCCACCACCTGGCCGCCGACGGGGATCGCTTCGCCATCTACCCCACCTTCACCAGCCTGGACGCCCCCTCCTGGCCGCGGCTGCGCCCGCCCCTGCCCCGCCCGCCGTGCTTCATCCTGGACGGACACCTGGGGCGGTTGGCAACCTATCTGCGCCTGCTTGGCTTTGACACCCGCTACGAAAACGACAGCGACGACGCGGACCTGGCGCAGTTGGCCGGCGCGGAGCAGCGCGTCCTCGTCACCCGCGACCAGGGGCTGCTGATGCGCAAAATCGTCACCTACGGCTGCTGCCTCTGGTCCCGCGATCCGCGTCAGCAACTTCTTACCGTGCTGCGTCGCTTCCAACTCACCGCCGACGTGCGCCCCTGGCGGCGCTGCCTGCGCTGCAACGGGCTGCTGCATCCCGTGGACAAAGCCGCCGTACTGCCCCGCCTCCAACCCAAGACCCGCCTTTACTACGAGGAATTCCACCAATGCCAGGCGTGCGGCCACATTTATTGGAAAGGCTCCCATTACGGGGCGCTGCAAGCGTTCATCGCCGACGTGCTGGCTCAGGCCGCCCGCGCGTAA
- a CDS encoding type I restriction endonuclease subunit R, protein MTVDHKLNENAIENLAIERLQAHGYGYRYGPDMAPDGHAAERNSFADVLLIGRLEQAIARLNPAVPAAARVEALRAVQRLNAPDLTANNEIFHRLLTEGISVTYQKDGQARGDLVWLVDFAHPENNDYLAVNQFTVVENNVNKRPDVVLFINGLPLVLIELKNAADEDATVTTAFKQVQTYKATIPSLLAYNGLVVLSDGLEARAGSLSAGISRYLAWKTVDGLVEASPLVPQLEILIRGLLNPHTLLDLIRYFTVFEKSKREDLDTGIVTVETVKKVAAYHQYYAVNKAVESTLRAVGLDDPGPAVKESPDRYGLPSVQEQAGGDCRAGVVWHTQGSGKSLSMVFYAGKIIQTLPNPTLVVITDRNDLDDQLFDTFAGCRQLLRQDPVQAESRDHLKSLLRVASGGVVFTTIQKFQPDASTGSAQYPMLSERRNIIVIADEAHRTQYGFQAKTLDEKDDAGNVIGKKVVYGFAKYLRDALPHATYLGFTGTPIESTDVNTPAVFGHYVDVYDIAQAVADGATVPIYYESRLARIELDDAGRQLIRDLDEDLDEEDLTESQQARARWTQLEALVGSEQRLRNVAQDIVTHFEQRQSVFAGKGMIVTMSRRIAADLYREIVALRPQWHSDDLTKGAIKVVMTAASSDGPEMARHHTNKAQRRVLAERMKHPHDELQLVIVRDMWLTGFDVPSLHTMYMDKPMRGHNLMQAIARVNRVYEDKPAGLIVDYLGIAADLKEALAFYGDSGGRGDPALAQEQAATLMLEKLEVVSQMFQERLVQFSKLDQSGFSYEAYFSADTAEKLRIILAAEDFILGLEDGRRRYVNEVTALSQAFAIAIPREEALGVKDEVAFFQAVKARLVKFDRTGTGRTGEELESVIRQVIDQALVSQQVVDIYDAAGIRKPDISILSDDFLQEIRSMKHKNVALELLKKLLSDEIKARAKTNLVQSRSLLEMLEQAIKRYHNKAITSAEVIEELINLGRAIRDSDKAAAEMGLTDYEYAFYTAVANNESARQLMQQEKLRELAVVLTDKVRQNTSIDWTIKESVRARLRVIVRRTLRQYGYPPDMQQLATDTVLQQAEMIAHELMAS, encoded by the coding sequence ATGACCGTAGATCACAAACTCAATGAAAACGCCATTGAAAACCTGGCCATTGAACGGCTGCAGGCGCATGGATACGGCTACCGCTACGGCCCGGATATGGCCCCGGATGGGCATGCCGCCGAACGAAATAGCTTCGCGGATGTGCTGCTGATTGGTCGCCTGGAGCAAGCCATCGCCCGCCTGAATCCCGCCGTGCCCGCCGCCGCCCGCGTTGAGGCGCTGCGAGCAGTGCAGCGCCTGAATGCCCCCGACCTGACGGCGAACAACGAAATCTTCCACCGCCTGCTCACGGAGGGCATCTCCGTCACGTACCAGAAAGATGGGCAGGCGCGCGGCGACCTGGTGTGGCTGGTGGATTTCGCGCACCCGGAAAACAATGACTACCTGGCGGTGAATCAGTTCACGGTGGTAGAAAACAACGTGAACAAGCGGCCCGACGTGGTCCTGTTCATCAACGGCCTGCCTCTGGTCCTCATAGAGCTGAAAAACGCCGCCGATGAAGACGCCACCGTTACCACGGCCTTCAAACAGGTGCAGACGTACAAGGCAACCATCCCTTCCCTGTTGGCTTACAATGGATTGGTGGTGCTGTCTGATGGATTGGAGGCGCGCGCGGGGTCGCTTTCTGCCGGCATCAGCCGCTACCTGGCCTGGAAAACGGTGGATGGCCTGGTGGAAGCCTCCCCCCTGGTGCCGCAACTAGAAATCCTCATTCGCGGCCTGCTCAATCCCCACACCCTGCTGGACCTGATCCGCTATTTCACCGTTTTTGAAAAAAGCAAACGAGAAGACCTGGACACAGGCATTGTTACCGTCGAAACGGTGAAAAAGGTAGCCGCCTATCACCAGTATTACGCCGTGAACAAGGCGGTGGAATCGACGCTGCGCGCGGTTGGTCTGGACGATCCGGGGCCGGCAGTCAAGGAATCCCCAGACCGTTACGGTCTGCCGTCGGTGCAGGAACAGGCCGGCGGGGACTGCCGGGCCGGGGTGGTGTGGCACACGCAGGGAAGTGGTAAGTCGTTGTCGATGGTGTTTTATGCCGGCAAAATCATCCAGACCCTCCCCAATCCCACCCTGGTCGTGATCACCGACCGTAACGACCTGGATGACCAGTTGTTTGATACCTTCGCCGGATGCCGGCAGCTCCTGCGCCAGGACCCCGTTCAGGCGGAAAGCCGCGACCACCTGAAAAGCCTGCTCAGAGTCGCCTCCGGCGGCGTCGTGTTCACCACCATCCAAAAATTCCAACCGGACGCTTCGACAGGCTCAGCGCAATACCCTATGCTGAGTGAGCGGCGCAACATCATCGTCATCGCCGATGAAGCGCACCGCACCCAATACGGTTTTCAGGCCAAAACCCTCGACGAAAAAGACGACGCGGGAAACGTCATCGGCAAGAAGGTGGTCTATGGGTTTGCCAAGTACCTGCGCGACGCCCTGCCCCACGCTACCTACCTCGGCTTCACGGGCACGCCCATCGAATCCACGGACGTAAACACACCGGCCGTTTTCGGCCATTACGTGGACGTATACGACATTGCCCAGGCGGTGGCCGACGGGGCGACCGTGCCTATCTACTATGAAAGTCGGCTGGCGAGAATTGAGTTGGATGATGCCGGCAGGCAGCTTATCCGCGACCTGGACGAAGACCTGGATGAAGAAGACCTGACGGAATCGCAACAGGCGCGGGCCAGATGGACGCAGTTGGAAGCGTTGGTGGGCAGCGAGCAGCGGCTGCGGAACGTGGCCCAGGACATCGTCACCCATTTTGAACAGCGGCAGAGCGTTTTTGCCGGCAAAGGCATGATCGTCACCATGTCCCGCCGCATCGCCGCCGACCTCTACCGTGAAATTGTCGCCCTGCGTCCGCAGTGGCACAGCGACGACCTGACCAAAGGCGCCATCAAGGTGGTGATGACGGCGGCTTCATCGGATGGTCCAGAGATGGCCCGCCACCACACCAACAAAGCGCAGCGGCGCGTCCTGGCGGAGCGGATGAAGCACCCGCACGACGAACTGCAACTCGTCATCGTGCGCGATATGTGGCTCACCGGCTTCGACGTACCCTCGCTGCACACCATGTACATGGACAAGCCGATGCGGGGGCACAACCTGATGCAGGCCATCGCCCGCGTCAACCGCGTCTACGAGGACAAGCCCGCGGGCCTCATCGTCGATTACCTGGGCATCGCCGCCGATCTGAAAGAGGCGTTGGCCTTCTACGGCGACAGCGGTGGCCGGGGGGACCCGGCGCTGGCGCAGGAACAGGCCGCAACCCTCATGCTGGAGAAGCTGGAAGTCGTCTCGCAAATGTTTCAGGAAAGATTGGTCCAATTTTCAAAATTGGACCAATCTGGCTTCTCGTATGAAGCATACTTCAGCGCCGACACCGCAGAGAAGCTGCGCATCATTCTGGCCGCGGAAGATTTCATCCTGGGCCTGGAAGATGGCCGCCGCCGCTACGTTAACGAAGTGACGGCGCTCTCGCAAGCGTTTGCGATTGCCATTCCCCGCGAAGAAGCGCTGGGTGTGAAGGACGAGGTCGCCTTTTTCCAGGCGGTGAAGGCGCGCCTGGTGAAATTCGACCGCACGGGCACGGGGCGCACGGGGGAGGAATTGGAGAGTGTGATTCGCCAGGTGATTGATCAGGCGCTGGTGTCGCAGCAAGTGGTGGATATTTACGACGCTGCCGGCATTCGCAAGCCAGACATCTCCATTCTCTCCGACGATTTCTTGCAAGAAATCAGGAGCATGAAGCACAAAAACGTGGCTCTGGAGCTGCTGAAAAAACTGCTCAGCGATGAAATCAAAGCGCGGGCGAAAACAAACCTGGTGCAGAGCCGCAGCTTGCTGGAGATGTTAGAACAGGCCATCAAGCGGTATCATAACAAGGCGATCACCTCCGCCGAAGTCATTGAAGAACTCATCAACCTCGGCAGAGCCATTCGAGACTCTGATAAAGCCGCGGCGGAGATGGGATTGACCGATTATGAGTACGCCTTCTACACCGCCGTGGCCAATAACGAAAGCGCGCGCCAGTTGATGCAGCAAGAAAAGCTGCGCGAACTGGCCGTCGTCCTCACCGACAAGGTGCGCCAAAACACGAGCATTGATTGGACGATCAAGGAAAGCGTGCGCGCCCGGCTGCGCGTGATCGTCAGGCGCACGCTGCGGCAATATGGCTACCCACCCGACATGCAGCAATTGGCCACGGATACCGTTTTGCAGCAGGCAGAAATGATCGCCCATGAGTTGATGGCCAGTTAG
- a CDS encoding virulence RhuM family protein, with protein MSDEELEMVPNSDNFILYTSGDGVVKIGVIIKGETVWLTQQQLADLFGRDRSVITRHLQNIFESGELDEESNVQKMHFAHSAKPVTLYNLDVIISVGYRVNSYQATQFRIWATNTLKEFVLKGFVLDDERLKQGGQPFGQDYFRELLERIREIRASERRFYQKITDIYAQCSVDYDARAPITKQFYATVQNKLHWAITGKTAAEIIYSSADAQKVHLGLTTWKNAPDGKILKSDTTIAKNYLSEQHIKELNRIVSAYLDLAENRAERHILMTMADWVTFLDRFLELSDYPILADRGKISALEAKLKAAQEYDKYRQIQDQIYLSDFDKQVRALTSGQSEDGSTQ; from the coding sequence ATGAGTGATGAAGAATTGGAAATGGTTCCTAATTCAGACAACTTTATCCTTTACACTTCCGGGGATGGCGTGGTCAAAATTGGCGTCATTATTAAGGGCGAAACAGTCTGGCTGACACAGCAGCAACTTGCCGATCTCTTTGGACGGGATAGAAGCGTTATCACCAGGCATTTGCAGAACATCTTTGAGAGCGGGGAATTGGATGAAGAGAGCAATGTGCAAAAAATGCACTTTGCTCATTCTGCCAAGCCGGTCACTCTCTATAATCTGGATGTCATCATCTCTGTCGGCTACCGCGTCAATTCCTATCAGGCCACCCAATTTCGCATCTGGGCAACGAATACGCTGAAAGAATTCGTACTCAAAGGTTTTGTGCTGGACGATGAGCGGCTCAAACAGGGGGGGCAGCCATTTGGGCAAGATTACTTCAGAGAATTGCTGGAACGTATTCGCGAAATTCGCGCCAGTGAGCGACGTTTTTACCAAAAGATCACCGATATTTATGCGCAATGCAGCGTGGATTATGACGCCCGCGCGCCAATCACCAAACAGTTTTACGCCACAGTGCAAAACAAGCTCCATTGGGCTATCACGGGGAAAACGGCTGCTGAAATCATCTATTCATCAGCCGATGCGCAGAAAGTCCACCTGGGGCTGACCACCTGGAAGAACGCACCCGATGGCAAAATTCTGAAAAGCGACACAACTATCGCCAAGAATTATCTCAGCGAACAGCACATCAAAGAGCTAAACCGCATCGTCTCCGCTTACCTTGATCTGGCCGAAAATCGCGCGGAACGGCATATCCTGATGACGATGGCAGATTGGGTCACCTTTCTGGATCGCTTTCTGGAGCTATCCGATTACCCCATCCTCGCTGATAGAGGCAAAATCAGCGCCCTTGAAGCTAAATTGAAAGCGGCGCAAGAATATGACAAATATCGCCAGATTCAAGACCAAATCTACCTGTCAGACTTTGACAAACAGGTCAGAGCTTTAACTTCGGGGCAAAGCGAAGATGGCTCGACTCAGTAG
- a CDS encoding aldehyde dehydrogenase family protein, translated as MQREKIKVTYSTLASPNPLLDQYFDEAVAEAKAHFGQTFPMYINGVERTAAETFTKVSPTNLDMVMAHFQKGTEQDALDAVAAAKAAFPGWRNTPWQERVALLRKAANLISDRLFDIGAIMTMEVGKNRLEALGDVEETADLIRYYCDQMEANEGFVKPMKQESPRHHNRSLLKPYGVWAVISPFNFPFALAGGPSGGAMVAGNTVVFKPATDTAYTGWLLTACFRDAGIPAGVFNFVTGGGRTVGQTIVDHPDIAGITFTGSYDVGMNIYRSFAAGKYPRPCIAEMGGKNPTIISKKADLDKAAIGVMRSAFGLQGQKCSACSRVFVHKDVKDAFTQKLLDLTRKINVGDPTIKENWMGPVVNKSSFADYQRFVADLAANGNILHGGKVLDMNGYYAMPTIVDNLPYDHALWKEEMFLPIVTIGEFEDMDDAMSMANDVDYGLTAGFYSEDDSEVEWFLNNIEAGVLYVNRETGATTGAWPGYQPFGGWKGSGSTGKAGGSLYYVQQYMHEQSQTVID; from the coding sequence ATGCAACGCGAAAAAATAAAGGTTACGTATTCGACGCTGGCCAGCCCGAATCCATTGCTGGACCAATACTTCGACGAAGCCGTAGCCGAGGCCAAAGCTCATTTCGGCCAGACGTTTCCCATGTACATTAACGGCGTGGAACGCACCGCCGCGGAAACCTTTACGAAAGTCAGCCCGACAAACCTGGACATGGTGATGGCTCATTTCCAGAAGGGGACGGAGCAGGATGCTCTGGATGCGGTGGCCGCGGCGAAAGCGGCTTTTCCCGGCTGGCGAAACACGCCGTGGCAGGAGCGTGTCGCCCTCCTACGCAAGGCGGCGAATTTGATCAGCGACCGCCTGTTTGACATTGGGGCGATTATGACGATGGAGGTGGGCAAGAACCGCCTGGAGGCATTGGGGGACGTGGAGGAGACGGCGGACCTGATCCGTTACTATTGCGACCAGATGGAGGCCAATGAGGGGTTTGTGAAGCCGATGAAGCAGGAGTCGCCGCGCCATCACAACCGCAGTTTGTTGAAGCCTTATGGGGTGTGGGCGGTGATCTCGCCGTTTAATTTCCCGTTTGCGCTGGCGGGCGGTCCTAGCGGGGGCGCGATGGTGGCGGGGAATACGGTGGTTTTCAAGCCGGCGACGGATACGGCGTATACGGGTTGGCTGCTGACGGCATGTTTCCGGGATGCCGGCATTCCCGCAGGCGTGTTCAATTTCGTCACCGGCGGCGGGCGTACCGTCGGCCAAACCATCGTCGATCACCCGGATATTGCCGGCATCACCTTCACCGGCAGCTACGACGTGGGCATGAACATCTATCGCAGCTTTGCTGCCGGCAAATACCCCCGCCCCTGCATCGCCGAAATGGGCGGCAAAAACCCCACCATCATCAGCAAAAAAGCCGACCTGGACAAAGCCGCCATTGGCGTCATGCGCTCCGCCTTTGGCCTGCAAGGGCAAAAATGCTCCGCCTGCTCCCGCGTCTTCGTCCATAAGGACGTCAAAGACGCCTTCACCCAAAAACTGCTGGACCTCACCCGCAAAATCAACGTCGGCGACCCCACCATCAAAGAAAACTGGATGGGTCCCGTCGTCAACAAAAGCTCCTTCGCCGACTACCAGCGCTTCGTCGCCGACCTGGCCGCCAACGGCAACATCCTCCATGGCGGCAAAGTGCTGGACATGAACGGCTACTACGCCATGCCCACCATCGTGGACAACCTGCCGTATGACCACGCGCTGTGGAAAGAAGAAATGTTCCTGCCCATCGTCACCATTGGCGAATTCGAGGACATGGACGACGCCATGTCCATGGCCAACGACGTGGACTACGGCCTCACCGCCGGCTTCTACAGCGAAGATGACAGCGAAGTAGAATGGTTCCTGAATAATATCGAGGCCGGCGTCCTCTACGTCAACCGCGAAACCGGCGCCACCACCGGCGCGTGGCCGGGCTACCAACCGTTCGGCGGCTGGAAAGGCAGCGGCTCCACCGGCAAAGCGGGCGGCAGCCTCTACTACGTGCAGCAATACATGCACGAGCAAAGCCAGACCGTCATCGACTGA
- a CDS encoding XRE family transcriptional regulator, giving the protein MAKSFSKRKEGMSPERRDKIEERAQAMLTSMALQELRQTRHLTQQDLANILKVNQAALSKMENQTDMRVSTLRKLLSAMGGTLKIIAEFPEGEIVINQFEQA; this is encoded by the coding sequence ATGGCGAAGTCGTTTAGCAAACGCAAGGAAGGCATGTCGCCAGAGCGACGCGATAAAATTGAGGAGCGGGCACAAGCCATGCTGACCAGCATGGCGCTGCAAGAACTACGCCAGACTCGGCATCTAACGCAGCAAGACCTGGCGAACATCCTCAAAGTCAATCAGGCAGCGTTATCCAAGATGGAAAACCAGACTGACATGCGTGTAAGTACCCTGCGCAAGTTGCTGTCCGCAATGGGCGGGACGTTGAAAATCATAGCCGAGTTTCCTGAAGGCGAAATTGTCATCAACCAATTCGAGCAGGCCTGA